In Streptomyces sp. SLBN-118, the following are encoded in one genomic region:
- a CDS encoding polysaccharide biosynthesis tyrosine autokinase has protein sequence MTLDLRDYLRVLSRRWHVIAVVTVLGTVAGVLASVLVTPEYRATTTLFVSLQADTDTSQLNQGNSFAQARVQSYAGVAQSPEVTGPVVKALRLEMTPAQLADRIEAEAPLNTVLVRLTVTDTHAARAAQISNAVAHRFADVIRKLERPESKKGKLAPSPVRLTVTHPATVPTAPSSPNTAVNVALGLAVGLLLGLGLGVALETVDTSMRDSKALAECLAGAGGPAVLSSIVQDPRATRQPISLRDDAHSPRAEGFRKLRVNLQFAEVDKRPKVIAVTSPLPREGKSSVSVNLAATLAEEGAKVCLIDCDLRRPSVAPALGLVRDAGLTTVLVGQAELHEVLQSAGTFSVLASGRIPPNPTQLLGSTYFASLLRTLAGQFDHVVVDTAPVLPFADTTAMAPAIDGYLLVARAGRTNRSQVTDALRMLERVNVPVLGAVLNAAPVRGEGDAHAYAYSYRPKQDTTARLSALVSSRLAAVVPGRGPADKQPGARVPSKTRS, from the coding sequence ATGACCTTGGATCTGCGCGACTACCTACGAGTCCTTTCCCGTCGATGGCATGTCATCGCCGTCGTGACCGTGCTGGGGACGGTGGCGGGCGTCCTGGCGAGTGTCCTCGTCACACCGGAGTACCGGGCCACGACCACGCTCTTCGTATCCCTCCAGGCCGACACCGACACCTCCCAGCTCAACCAGGGCAACTCGTTCGCCCAGGCCAGAGTGCAGTCCTATGCCGGTGTGGCGCAGAGCCCCGAGGTGACAGGACCGGTCGTGAAAGCCCTCCGGCTCGAGATGACCCCGGCCCAGCTCGCCGACCGGATCGAGGCCGAGGCCCCGCTCAACACGGTTCTGGTCCGCCTGACCGTAACCGACACCCACGCGGCACGAGCGGCCCAGATCAGCAACGCGGTCGCTCACCGCTTTGCCGACGTGATCAGGAAGCTGGAGCGCCCCGAGTCGAAGAAGGGCAAGCTCGCGCCCTCCCCGGTACGGCTCACCGTGACGCACCCCGCCACCGTGCCGACGGCGCCGTCGTCCCCGAACACCGCGGTCAATGTTGCCCTGGGCCTGGCGGTGGGCCTGCTGCTCGGGCTGGGGCTGGGTGTCGCACTGGAGACAGTGGACACGTCGATGCGTGACTCCAAGGCCCTCGCCGAGTGCCTGGCAGGCGCTGGGGGGCCCGCCGTGCTGTCCAGCATCGTGCAGGACCCGCGAGCCACGCGGCAACCGATCTCCCTGCGCGACGACGCGCACAGTCCTCGCGCCGAGGGCTTCCGGAAGCTTCGGGTCAACCTTCAGTTCGCGGAGGTGGACAAGCGGCCGAAGGTGATCGCTGTCACGAGCCCGCTGCCCCGTGAGGGGAAGAGCAGCGTGTCGGTCAACCTGGCTGCCACGCTGGCCGAAGAAGGGGCAAAGGTATGTCTGATCGACTGCGACCTGCGCCGTCCATCGGTCGCTCCGGCCCTCGGCCTGGTCAGGGACGCCGGGCTCACCACAGTTCTGGTGGGCCAGGCCGAACTGCATGAAGTACTCCAGTCGGCCGGCACCTTCTCGGTGCTCGCCAGCGGGAGGATCCCTCCCAACCCGACGCAGCTTCTCGGAAGCACCTACTTCGCCTCCCTGCTGCGCACTCTTGCCGGGCAGTTCGACCATGTCGTGGTGGACACGGCTCCGGTACTTCCCTTCGCCGACACCACAGCGATGGCACCCGCCATCGACGGCTACCTGCTCGTGGCGCGCGCCGGGCGGACGAACCGGAGTCAGGTCACCGACGCCCTGCGCATGCTCGAACGGGTCAATGTCCCTGTGCTGGGAGCCGTATTGAACGCCGCTCCGGTCCGCGGGGAGGGCGACGCACACGCCTACGCCTACAGCTACCGGCCCAAGCAGGACACGACAGCCCGGCTCTCCGCGCTGGTGTCGTCGCGGTTGGCGGCGGTGGTCCCCGGCCGAGGGCCGGCCGACAAACAGCCCGGAGCGCGGGTGCCGTCCAAGACACGTTCGTAG
- a CDS encoding glutaminyl-peptide cyclotransferase — translation MRRASKGPVVDVVAALVSGLLVASCATGNGAGVVGRGTAGRATTGTEQLRAEVVETLPHDPKAFTQGLEMTEGGTLYESTGVVGQSSVRAGPLDGFPAVRATLPRPLFGEGITVMGPTLWQLTWRNGLAVERDARTLAELRRVSYGDEGWGLCHQRHPDRLVTSNGSSRLTFRDPRTLAKTGEVVVTARGRPVGSLNELECVGELVYANVWPSDRIMRIDGNTGLVTGEIDAAGLLTTEEADRADVLNGIAAVPGTGQFLLTGKWWPKMFRVAFVPR, via the coding sequence ATGCGTCGTGCATCGAAGGGCCCCGTCGTGGACGTGGTCGCGGCCCTGGTCAGTGGACTGCTCGTCGCCTCGTGTGCGACGGGAAACGGAGCCGGGGTGGTCGGCCGGGGCACAGCTGGGCGGGCCACCACAGGGACCGAGCAGTTGCGGGCCGAGGTCGTCGAGACGCTGCCCCACGACCCGAAGGCCTTCACCCAGGGCCTGGAGATGACCGAAGGCGGCACGCTGTACGAGAGCACGGGCGTGGTCGGACAGTCCTCGGTCCGGGCGGGTCCCCTCGACGGGTTTCCGGCAGTCCGCGCCACGTTGCCCCGGCCGCTGTTCGGCGAGGGGATCACCGTCATGGGCCCCACGCTGTGGCAACTCACCTGGCGGAACGGCCTGGCGGTGGAACGGGACGCGAGGACGCTGGCCGAGCTGCGCAGGGTCTCGTACGGGGACGAAGGCTGGGGCCTGTGCCACCAGCGGCATCCCGACCGGCTGGTGACGAGCAACGGCTCCTCTCGGCTCACCTTCCGGGACCCCCGGACACTCGCGAAAACAGGAGAGGTTGTGGTCACCGCCCGTGGGCGCCCCGTGGGGAGCCTGAACGAGCTCGAATGCGTCGGTGAGCTCGTGTACGCCAACGTCTGGCCGTCGGACCGGATCATGCGCATCGATGGGAACACCGGACTGGTCACCGGGGAAATTGACGCCGCGGGGCTGCTCACGACTGAGGAGGCTGACCGAGCAGATGTCCTGAACGGCATCGCGGCCGTTCCCGGCACCGGCCAGTTCCTGCTCACCGGCAAGTGGTGGCCCAAGATGTTCCGGGTCGCCTTCGTTCCCCGTTGA
- a CDS encoding DNA-3-methyladenine glycosylase 2 family protein has protein sequence MTKEDSRYEAVSSRDARFDGVFFFAVSTTGIYCRPSCPAITPKRQNVTFYRTAAAAQGAGFRACRRCRPDAVPGSAEWNARADVVGRAVRLIGDGIVDREGVAGLADRLGYSARQVQRQLNAELGAGPIALARAQRGHTARVLLQTTNLQAAEIAFASGFASVRQFNDTIREIYAATPSELRSTRPGRGSRFGPVAPANGAAGVPLRLAYRGPYASAEVFDYLAARAVTGVEEVVGERGSRSYRRTLRLPGGSGIAEVGEQPGAGGWLECRLHLTELRDLTTATQRMRCLFDLDADPCSVAERLGTDPALAPLVAARPGLRAPGTADPHELAVRAVLGRRELCDEIVAAYGQRLPEPSGGLTHLFPRAEDLAAAEPRGCLLDQAGSVSGVWRGASQGGGRSPRGASATDDNAARCRARAREPGKIRKTPPSELRNLATALADGSLILDPGADRDEAERQLLTLPGIGAGTAAYIRMRALGDPDVLLPDDAAVQAQTGDVRSWRPWRSYAMHHLWAGAAGN, from the coding sequence ATGACCAAGGAGGACAGCAGGTACGAGGCGGTGAGCAGCAGGGACGCCCGGTTCGACGGGGTGTTCTTCTTCGCCGTGTCCACCACCGGGATCTACTGCCGCCCCAGCTGTCCCGCGATCACGCCCAAGCGCCAGAACGTGACCTTCTACCGGACGGCCGCAGCCGCCCAGGGTGCCGGATTCCGGGCCTGCCGCCGCTGTCGCCCCGACGCCGTGCCGGGCTCCGCCGAATGGAACGCCCGCGCCGATGTCGTCGGCCGGGCCGTGCGGCTGATCGGCGACGGGATCGTGGACCGGGAGGGCGTCGCGGGCCTGGCCGACCGGCTGGGCTACAGCGCCCGCCAGGTACAGCGCCAGCTGAACGCCGAGCTCGGCGCGGGCCCCATCGCCCTTGCCCGGGCCCAGCGCGGCCACACCGCACGCGTACTGCTCCAGACGACCAACCTGCAGGCGGCGGAGATCGCCTTCGCCTCGGGATTCGCGAGCGTGCGGCAGTTCAACGACACCATCCGCGAGATCTACGCGGCCACCCCCAGCGAACTGCGCTCGACCCGGCCCGGCCGCGGCTCGCGCTTCGGCCCCGTCGCCCCGGCCAACGGCGCCGCCGGAGTGCCACTGCGGCTTGCCTACCGCGGTCCGTACGCCTCGGCGGAGGTCTTCGACTACCTCGCCGCGCGGGCCGTCACCGGTGTCGAGGAGGTCGTCGGCGAGCGCGGCTCCCGAAGCTACCGGCGTACTCTGCGGCTGCCCGGCGGATCCGGAATCGCCGAGGTCGGTGAACAGCCGGGCGCGGGCGGCTGGTTGGAGTGCCGGCTGCACCTCACGGAACTGCGGGATCTGACGACCGCCACCCAGCGGATGCGCTGCCTCTTCGACCTGGACGCCGACCCCTGCTCGGTCGCCGAACGCCTCGGCACAGACCCGGCTCTGGCTCCCCTGGTCGCGGCGCGCCCCGGCCTGCGCGCGCCGGGCACGGCCGATCCGCACGAGCTCGCGGTACGGGCCGTGCTGGGCCGGCGGGAGCTCTGCGACGAGATCGTCGCGGCGTACGGACAGAGGCTGCCCGAGCCGAGCGGCGGGCTGACACATCTCTTCCCCCGCGCCGAGGACTTGGCGGCTGCGGAGCCCAGGGGGTGTCTTTTGGATCAGGCCGGATCAGTGAGCGGGGTCTGGCGTGGTGCATCGCAAGGCGGAGGAAGGAGCCCACGCGGAGCGTCGGCGACTGACGACAACGCAGCGAGGTGCCGTGCCAGGGCACGCGAGCCCGGCAAGATCCGAAAGACACCCCCTAGCGAGCTGCGCAACCTGGCGACCGCCCTCGCCGACGGCTCGCTGATCCTCGACCCGGGTGCCGACAGGGACGAGGCAGAACGGCAGCTGCTCACCCTGCCGGGCATCGGCGCGGGGACGGCGGCCTATATCCGCATGCGGGCGCTGGGGGACCCGGATGTGCTGCTGCCGGACGACGCGGCGGTGCAGGCGCAGACGGGGGATGTTCGGAGCTGGCGGCCGTGGCGCTCGTACGCGATGCACCACCTGTGGGCCGGGGCGGCCGGAAACTGA
- a CDS encoding CsbD family protein, whose product MGKAKAKAKQVKGRMKETTGKAMGDRGMQAEGRGEQIAGRTQEAVQKAADQTNRPSTNRPSGR is encoded by the coding sequence ATGGGTAAGGCAAAGGCCAAGGCCAAGCAGGTCAAGGGTCGGATGAAGGAAACCACCGGCAAGGCCATGGGCGACCGCGGCATGCAGGCGGAGGGGCGTGGCGAGCAGATCGCCGGCAGGACCCAGGAGGCCGTGCAGAAGGCCGCCGACCAGACGAACAGGCCGTCCACGAACAGGCCGTCCGGACGGTAA
- a CDS encoding type 1 glutamine amidotransferase domain-containing protein: MRVAFLMAPQGVEQIELTEAWQAVLEAGGEPELLSTKPGRVQAFRHLGRADTFAVDRTVAESSAEDYDGLVLPGGVANPDALRMDEAAVAFVKRCFGLAKPVAAICHAPWTLVEADVVRRRTLTSWPSLRTDIRNAGGIWVDEEVAVCRAAPATLITSRKPADLKAFCAAFVPEFGG; the protein is encoded by the coding sequence ATGAGAGTGGCGTTTCTCATGGCCCCCCAGGGGGTCGAACAGATCGAGCTGACCGAGGCGTGGCAGGCCGTCCTCGAAGCCGGTGGAGAGCCGGAGCTGCTGTCGACGAAGCCCGGGCGGGTGCAGGCCTTCCGTCACCTCGGCAGGGCCGACACCTTTGCCGTCGACCGGACGGTCGCCGAAAGCAGTGCAGAGGACTACGACGGCCTGGTGCTTCCCGGAGGCGTCGCCAATCCTGACGCACTGCGGATGGACGAGGCGGCTGTCGCGTTCGTCAAACGCTGCTTCGGCCTCGCCAAGCCCGTGGCCGCGATATGCCACGCCCCCTGGACGCTGGTGGAGGCGGATGTGGTCCGCCGTCGGACGCTGACCTCGTGGCCCAGCCTGCGGACCGATATCCGCAACGCGGGCGGGATCTGGGTCGACGAGGAGGTCGCGGTCTGCCGCGCCGCCCCGGCAACGCTGATCACGAGCCGCAAACCGGCCGATCTGAAGGCGTTCTGCGCGGCGTTTGTGCCGGAGTTCGGCGGCTGA
- a CDS encoding ATP-binding protein, whose protein sequence is MPQPTTRARPTGHPGYSETLPREPESAATARRLVRVALSVWGLDDLAEDGALIISELVSNAVQHARRESIRVVIDRPGTACVRIGVVDLSKVSPVRRETNTGDEDGRGLALVGTLARDWGTEQLPWGKRVWAELGGEVRG, encoded by the coding sequence ATGCCGCAACCTACAACCCGGGCCCGTCCGACTGGGCACCCCGGGTACAGCGAGACCCTGCCGCGAGAGCCCGAGAGCGCCGCCACCGCCCGGCGCCTGGTGCGCGTCGCCCTGTCCGTCTGGGGACTGGACGACCTGGCCGAGGACGGAGCCCTGATCATCTCCGAGCTGGTGTCCAATGCCGTCCAGCATGCGCGGAGAGAATCCATCCGGGTCGTCATCGACCGCCCGGGGACGGCATGCGTGCGTATCGGCGTCGTGGACCTCTCGAAGGTGTCTCCGGTACGCAGGGAGACGAACACCGGGGACGAGGACGGTCGCGGCTTGGCCCTCGTGGGGACGCTGGCCAGGGACTGGGGAACCGAGCAGCTGCCGTGGGGCAAGCGGGTGTGGGCCGAGCTGGGCGGGGAGGTACGAGGATGA
- a CDS encoding helix-turn-helix domain-containing protein — protein sequence MANEDLGRTLRRLRRLASLTQEELAERSNVSVDVIRQLEQGRKHSARLPTLHALANGLGVELTTLLGDPPAVSSTGENDGPRFVAVRRAIMPVLWGPEPQPPGPDFSLDRLREQIADGWTQYHAAEFDTVMKALPDLLSDARTATASGNDDDRRAGFAALGKALQLAGHVAVRMGKTDLALTSLERAIDAAGESSDPLLLPMIVNSAAWTYQRQGRLEDALSIALRAADDMVDAGRDETADGLKVWGALTMSAATSAARSGDYERAAAMMETAEKEAARVSKLPEGSDNRMVSVFSPSSVRIERVRLAVQYGHPQDALALAKGMRLSKDTPPSWRTWLLLDVARAHTDIGDAAGAVKTLESLRRVAPTWMQHHTLAVAIVRDLWALPNHPPGLRPLAEFLGVGE from the coding sequence GTGGCAAACGAAGATCTGGGACGGACCCTGCGCCGCCTGCGCCGTCTGGCCTCCCTGACGCAAGAGGAACTGGCCGAGCGCTCCAATGTGTCCGTCGATGTGATCCGTCAACTCGAACAAGGGCGGAAGCACTCGGCACGCCTCCCCACGCTGCACGCGTTGGCGAACGGCCTCGGTGTGGAGCTGACCACGCTTCTGGGCGACCCGCCTGCGGTGTCCTCCACAGGCGAGAACGACGGACCGCGCTTCGTAGCGGTGCGCCGCGCCATCATGCCTGTGCTCTGGGGGCCGGAGCCGCAGCCGCCAGGGCCTGACTTCTCGCTGGACCGTCTCCGCGAGCAGATCGCGGACGGCTGGACGCAGTACCACGCCGCCGAGTTCGACACGGTGATGAAGGCGCTGCCGGACTTGCTCTCGGATGCGCGCACTGCCACGGCCTCGGGCAACGACGACGACCGCAGGGCCGGATTCGCAGCCCTGGGCAAGGCGCTTCAGCTCGCCGGACACGTCGCCGTGCGGATGGGCAAGACGGACCTTGCGCTGACGAGCCTGGAGCGCGCCATAGACGCGGCGGGAGAGTCCTCCGATCCACTGCTTCTACCGATGATCGTGAACTCCGCGGCGTGGACCTACCAGCGGCAGGGGCGCCTCGAAGACGCACTGAGCATCGCCCTCCGTGCCGCCGACGACATGGTCGACGCTGGTCGTGACGAGACAGCCGACGGCCTGAAGGTGTGGGGCGCGCTGACCATGAGCGCCGCCACGTCGGCCGCGCGAAGCGGCGACTACGAGCGCGCGGCGGCGATGATGGAGACGGCAGAGAAGGAAGCCGCACGAGTCTCGAAGCTGCCCGAGGGCAGCGACAACCGTATGGTCAGCGTCTTCAGCCCGTCATCGGTCCGCATCGAACGCGTCCGGCTCGCAGTCCAGTACGGGCACCCGCAGGACGCCTTGGCGCTGGCCAAGGGGATGCGGCTGAGCAAGGACACCCCGCCGTCCTGGCGGACGTGGCTGCTGCTGGACGTGGCCCGAGCCCACACGGACATCGGGGACGCGGCCGGAGCAGTGAAGACCCTGGAGTCCCTGCGCCGAGTGGCGCCGACGTGGATGCAGCACCACACATTGGCCGTGGCCATCGTGCGCGATCTGTGGGCGCTCCCCAACCACCCGCCGGGACTCCGGCCGTTGGCCGAGTTCCTGGGGGTTGGCGAATAG
- a CDS encoding winged helix-turn-helix transcriptional regulator yields the protein MATQWHEGTHHRGPHAPRTRPGLAWPALLDRRPLQAVGEKWSLLAVREISFGNRRFAAIARVTGAPRDVLTARLRHLESVGVLTRRQ from the coding sequence GTGGCAACCCAGTGGCATGAAGGCACGCACCACCGAGGACCGCACGCTCCCCGCACGCGCCCCGGACTCGCGTGGCCGGCCCTGCTCGATCGCCGCCCGCTCCAGGCCGTCGGCGAGAAGTGGTCGCTCCTCGCGGTGCGGGAGATCAGCTTCGGCAACCGCCGCTTCGCCGCGATCGCACGCGTCACCGGCGCTCCCCGCGATGTCCTCACCGCGCGTCTGCGTCATCTTGAGTCCGTCGGTGTCCTCACCCGGCGGCAGTAA
- a CDS encoding DUF309 domain-containing protein, whose protein sequence is MDKARRDRDAEGRARNARPRDGLGRPLPYGAEGVERQPEGIVRTAGQSLADAQRLLDAGMPFHAHEVFEDAWKTGPEAERELWRGLAQLAVGLTHAARGNAAGGGRLLLRGADRISGYRDPYAIDVAGLTAWARGLAARLDGPVDAVAEAPRLTSVP, encoded by the coding sequence GTGGACAAGGCACGCAGGGACCGCGACGCCGAAGGGCGCGCCCGCAACGCACGGCCTCGCGACGGGCTGGGGCGCCCCCTCCCGTACGGGGCAGAGGGAGTGGAACGTCAGCCTGAAGGCATCGTCCGCACCGCCGGCCAGAGCCTCGCCGATGCGCAGCGGCTGCTCGACGCGGGCATGCCCTTCCACGCCCACGAGGTCTTCGAGGACGCCTGGAAGACCGGGCCCGAGGCGGAGCGCGAGCTGTGGCGCGGACTCGCGCAGCTGGCGGTGGGGCTCACGCATGCCGCGCGCGGCAATGCGGCGGGCGGCGGGCGGCTGCTGCTGCGTGGCGCGGACCGGATCTCCGGCTATCGCGATCCGTACGCCATCGATGTGGCCGGTCTGACGGCCTGGGCTCGGGGGCTCGCGGCCCGGCTCGACGGACCGGTGGACGCCGTCGCGGAGGCTCCCCGGCTGACCTCAGTCCCGTAG
- a CDS encoding LUD domain-containing protein, which yields MSASRESILARVRAAVADAPETPEPARDYLTTHTPDDPAAILDLLHENLADYRAIVHRATEDELPALIAELLDTHGARSVAVPEGLPAAWLTDTSAEPRTDEGPLTAYELDAIDAVVTGCALAIAETGTIVLDAGPAQGRRALTLVVDLHICVVRAPGQVVASVPQAMPRIDPTRPLTWISGPSATSDIELDRVEGVHGPRTLEVVLLRD from the coding sequence ATGAGCGCCTCACGCGAGAGCATCCTCGCCCGGGTCCGTGCGGCCGTGGCCGACGCCCCCGAGACGCCCGAGCCCGCCCGCGACTACCTCACCACCCACACCCCGGACGATCCGGCCGCGATCCTCGATCTGCTGCACGAGAATCTCGCCGACTACCGGGCGATTGTGCACCGTGCCACGGAAGACGAACTGCCCGCCCTCATCGCCGAGTTGCTCGACACGCACGGCGCGAGGTCGGTCGCCGTACCGGAGGGGCTGCCCGCAGCGTGGCTCACGGACACGAGCGCCGAACCGCGCACCGACGAGGGTCCGCTCACTGCGTACGAGCTCGACGCCATCGACGCCGTGGTGACCGGCTGCGCCCTGGCGATCGCCGAGACCGGCACGATCGTCCTGGACGCGGGACCCGCGCAGGGACGCCGGGCGCTGACGCTCGTTGTGGACCTGCACATCTGCGTCGTACGAGCCCCCGGGCAGGTCGTCGCCTCCGTACCGCAGGCCATGCCGCGGATCGACCCGACGCGCCCGCTGACCTGGATCTCCGGTCCCTCGGCCACCAGTGACATCGAGCTCGACCGGGTCGAGGGCGTCCATGGTCCCCGCACGCTCGAGGTCGTGCTGCTACGGGACTGA
- a CDS encoding LutB/LldF family L-lactate oxidation iron-sulfur protein codes for MSGTYLGMPSFPRAARDAVQDVTLRANLRHATHTIRDKRAKAVAELEDWARLREAGKQIKNHTLRHLDRYLEQLEASVTAAGGTVHWAADAAEANRIVADLVKATGQNEVVKVKSMATQEIGLNEALEAEGIAAYETDLAELIVQLGHDRPSHILVPAIHRNRGEIRDIFRKEMGSWGRAAPEGLTEAPADLAEAARLHLREKFLRAKVGVSGANFMVAETGTIVVFESEGNGRMCLTLPETLISVVGIEKVVPTWRDLEVFLQTLPRSSTAERMNPYTSMWTGTADADGPGTFHLVLLDNGRTDSLADEVGRQALRCIRCSACLNVCPVYERAGGHAYGSVYPGPIGAILSPQLRGIQSEIDASLPYASSLCGACYEVCPVAIDIPEVLVHLREKVADQGGKGHRVERAAIKAAGWVLDHPAALAAGEKAAARTRRLHPRTLPGAGPWTAARELPELPAQSFRDWWKKNRTNGKKNRT; via the coding sequence GTGAGCGGTACATATCTCGGTATGCCGTCCTTCCCCAGGGCCGCCAGGGACGCCGTCCAGGATGTGACGCTGCGCGCCAATCTGCGCCACGCGACCCACACCATCCGCGACAAGCGGGCAAAAGCCGTGGCGGAGCTGGAGGACTGGGCGCGGCTGCGCGAAGCGGGCAAGCAGATCAAGAACCACACGCTCCGCCATCTCGACCGCTATCTGGAGCAGTTGGAGGCGTCGGTCACCGCGGCCGGGGGCACCGTCCACTGGGCGGCCGATGCCGCCGAGGCCAATCGCATCGTCGCCGATCTGGTCAAGGCGACGGGCCAGAACGAAGTCGTCAAGGTCAAGTCGATGGCCACCCAGGAGATCGGCCTCAACGAAGCGCTGGAGGCCGAGGGCATCGCCGCGTACGAGACCGACCTCGCCGAACTCATCGTGCAGCTCGGCCACGACCGTCCGTCGCACATCCTCGTCCCGGCGATCCACCGCAATCGCGGCGAAATCCGCGACATCTTCCGCAAGGAAATGGGCAGTTGGGGCAGAGCGGCCCCGGAGGGACTGACCGAAGCTCCCGCCGACCTCGCCGAAGCAGCACGCCTGCATCTGCGGGAGAAATTCCTGCGCGCGAAGGTCGGCGTCTCCGGCGCCAATTTCATGGTCGCCGAGACCGGCACCATCGTCGTCTTCGAGTCCGAGGGCAACGGCCGGATGTGCCTGACCCTCCCCGAGACCCTGATCTCCGTCGTCGGCATCGAGAAGGTGGTCCCCACCTGGCGCGATCTGGAGGTCTTCCTGCAGACCCTGCCACGCTCCTCGACCGCTGAGCGCATGAACCCGTACACGTCGATGTGGACGGGAACCGCCGACGCGGACGGACCGGGGACCTTCCATCTGGTCCTGCTCGACAACGGCAGAACCGATTCGCTCGCCGACGAGGTCGGCCGCCAGGCGCTGCGCTGCATCCGCTGCTCGGCCTGCCTGAACGTCTGCCCGGTGTACGAGCGGGCCGGCGGCCATGCCTACGGCTCCGTCTACCCCGGCCCGATCGGCGCCATCCTCTCCCCCCAGCTGCGGGGAATCCAGAGCGAGATCGACGCCTCGCTGCCGTACGCGTCCTCGCTGTGCGGCGCCTGCTACGAGGTGTGCCCGGTCGCCATCGACATCCCCGAAGTCCTTGTCCACCTCCGGGAGAAGGTCGCGGACCAGGGCGGCAAGGGACACCGCGTGGAAAGGGCGGCGATCAAGGCGGCGGGCTGGGTCCTCGACCATCCGGCCGCGCTCGCCGCCGGGGAGAAGGCCGCCGCCAGGACCCGCAGACTGCATCCGAGGACACTCCCGGGCGCAGGCCCGTGGACCGCGGCCAGGGAACTGCCCGAGCTGCCGGCCCAGTCCTTCCGTGACTGGTGGAAGAAGAACCGGACGAACGGGAAGAAGAACCGCACATGA
- a CDS encoding (Fe-S)-binding protein, with amino-acid sequence MRVALFVTCVNDAVYPATGIATVRLLERLGVEVDFPAGQTCCGQPQYNTGYRRETEPLVRRTAQAFQGYEYVVTPSGSCAAMVREHYPKFGETALPARTYELTEFLVDVLGVTDVGAFFPHTVTYHPTCHGLRALGLGDRPRRLLEAVKGLELRELPVAEECCGFGGTFAVKNADVSAAMGQDKARNALATGADVLCAVDNSCLMHIGGILRRQDAPQRALHIADILACTEEEPLP; translated from the coding sequence ATGCGTGTCGCACTCTTCGTCACCTGCGTCAACGACGCGGTGTATCCGGCCACGGGCATCGCGACCGTCAGACTCCTGGAACGGCTGGGTGTGGAGGTGGACTTCCCGGCCGGGCAGACCTGTTGCGGACAGCCGCAGTACAACACCGGCTACCGGCGGGAGACCGAGCCCCTGGTGCGGCGCACGGCACAGGCCTTCCAGGGTTACGAATATGTCGTCACGCCGTCGGGGTCGTGCGCGGCGATGGTGCGCGAGCACTATCCGAAGTTCGGGGAGACGGCGCTCCCCGCCCGTACGTACGAACTCACCGAGTTCCTGGTCGACGTCCTGGGTGTCACGGATGTCGGCGCCTTCTTCCCGCACACCGTCACCTACCACCCCACCTGCCACGGATTGCGGGCCCTTGGCCTGGGGGACCGGCCGCGCAGACTCCTCGAAGCGGTCAAGGGCCTGGAGCTGCGGGAGCTGCCCGTCGCGGAAGAGTGCTGCGGCTTCGGCGGAACCTTCGCCGTCAAGAACGCCGACGTCTCCGCCGCCATGGGCCAGGACAAGGCCCGCAACGCGCTGGCCACGGGCGCCGATGTGCTGTGCGCCGTCGACAACTCCTGTCTGATGCACATCGGCGGCATTCTGCGCCGTCAGGACGCCCCGCAGCGCGCCCTGCACATCGCCGACATCCTGGCCTGCACCGAGGAGGAGCCCCTTCCGTGA